The Brachybacterium huguangmaarense genome contains a region encoding:
- a CDS encoding HNH endonuclease signature motif containing protein: protein MSAGLQGLWDDAVAESRRLAVQMRALAAFWIDPASPDTDPCEVDEMDLRVALALRVTEHVAHRRIRQAHIAVVDLPGVWRRLAAGELPAPWMTRILAKTTDLTPVQRALVDAEIASWDLAVTAEQFARQLGLVITRIHSRQLLAEDQQPAARRCVEVRRIEEEGVACLSVLGPVPEIHALATRLDAAARAVQAAQRRTLTAIATRPGDGGDAGTGVSAGAGDGVVPFDDGTVGRAGRAMSLAALRYAILTRSILDTGSVEVPAPRFRVGVTVPATTLLGAGDEPGLLDGTIPIPADMARSLAGGEDTWYRVLTDPITGAFLPARQERYQPTRGMLEHLRHRHGTCAVPGCARPTSQAAECDHIIEYDHTDPGRGGLTAIENLHLLCWQHHLAKTLGRLDPTRLPVPDQGRGHGPGSTRWVFTDTTSVDVPDDTDLFTPRIATDLADHWAAHQRLQRQRRRGLDRERQRDLPDDPGPPPC from the coding sequence TTGTCGGCGGGTCTGCAGGGCCTGTGGGATGACGCGGTCGCGGAGTCACGGCGTCTGGCGGTCCAGATGCGGGCCCTGGCCGCGTTCTGGATCGACCCCGCCTCCCCGGACACCGATCCGTGTGAGGTCGACGAGATGGACCTGCGGGTCGCCCTCGCCTTGCGGGTCACCGAGCATGTCGCTCACCGCAGGATCCGTCAGGCCCACATCGCCGTGGTCGACCTGCCGGGGGTGTGGCGGCGTCTCGCGGCCGGGGAGCTGCCCGCCCCGTGGATGACGAGGATCCTGGCCAAGACCACCGACCTGACCCCCGTTCAGCGGGCGCTCGTGGACGCCGAGATCGCCTCGTGGGACCTCGCGGTCACCGCCGAGCAGTTCGCCCGGCAGCTGGGTCTGGTGATCACCCGGATCCACAGCCGGCAGCTGCTCGCCGAGGACCAGCAGCCCGCCGCTCGGCGGTGTGTCGAGGTCCGTCGCATCGAGGAGGAGGGCGTGGCGTGCCTGTCGGTGCTGGGCCCGGTCCCGGAGATCCACGCCCTGGCCACCCGCCTGGACGCCGCCGCGCGAGCCGTCCAGGCCGCCCAACGCCGCACCCTCACCGCCATCGCCACGAGGCCCGGGGACGGTGGAGATGCGGGGACAGGCGTCTCCGCCGGGGCCGGGGACGGCGTGGTGCCGTTCGACGATGGGACCGTGGGCCGGGCGGGCAGGGCGATGTCGTTGGCGGCGTTGCGGTACGCGATCCTGACCCGCTCGATCCTGGACACCGGCTCGGTCGAGGTCCCCGCGCCCCGGTTCCGGGTCGGCGTGACGGTCCCGGCCACGACCCTGCTGGGTGCGGGAGACGAGCCCGGTCTGCTCGACGGCACGATCCCGATCCCCGCGGACATGGCACGGTCCCTGGCCGGGGGTGAGGACACCTGGTACCGGGTCCTGACCGACCCCATCACCGGGGCGTTCCTGCCCGCCCGTCAGGAGAGGTACCAGCCCACCCGGGGGATGCTCGAACACCTCCGCCACCGTCATGGCACGTGCGCGGTCCCGGGGTGTGCCCGGCCGACCTCGCAGGCCGCGGAGTGCGACCACATCATCGAGTACGACCACACCGATCCCGGGCGGGGCGGCCTCACCGCGATCGAGAACCTCCACCTGCTGTGCTGGCAGCACCACCTCGCCAAGACCCTCGGTCGCCTCGACCCCACCCGCCTCCCGGTCCCAGACCAGGGACGGGGGCACGGACCCGGGTCAACGCGGTGGGTGTTCACCGATACCACCAGCGTCGACGTACCCGACGACACCGACCTGTTCACCCCACGCATCGCCACCGACCTCGCCGACCACTGGGCAGCGCATCAACGACTCCAGCGCCAACGCCGACGGGGCCTGGACCGAGAACGCCAACGGGACCTGCCCGACGACCCCGGACCACCACCCTGCTGA
- a CDS encoding amino-acid N-acetyltransferase has product MTHRIRPALPADVRGIDALVQPLATEQILLGKDMVAYYEAVQEFLVAVDEETGELVGCGALHVMWEDLGEVRTLAARADQRGRGVGHALLEALLERARALGLSRVFCLTFEVGFFERHGFEVMADDGVDPSIYMELLRSVDAGVAEFLDLARVKPNTLGNTRMIRHL; this is encoded by the coding sequence ATGACCCACCGCATCCGTCCCGCCCTGCCCGCCGACGTGCGGGGGATCGACGCCCTCGTCCAGCCCCTGGCGACCGAGCAGATCCTGCTCGGCAAGGACATGGTGGCCTACTACGAGGCCGTCCAGGAGTTCCTGGTCGCAGTTGACGAGGAGACCGGCGAGCTGGTCGGCTGCGGCGCCCTGCACGTCATGTGGGAGGACCTCGGGGAGGTCCGCACGCTCGCGGCCCGCGCGGACCAGCGCGGCCGGGGTGTCGGGCACGCCCTGCTCGAGGCTCTCCTCGAGCGGGCTCGCGCCCTCGGGCTGTCCCGTGTGTTCTGCCTGACCTTCGAGGTCGGGTTCTTCGAGCGCCACGGCTTCGAGGTGATGGCCGACGACGGCGTGGACCCGAGCATCTACATGGAGCTGCTGCGCTCGGTCGACGCCGGCGTGGCCGAGTTCCTCGACCTGGCACGGGTCAAGCCCAACACCCTGGGCAACACCCGGATGATCCGCCACCTCTGA
- a CDS encoding FadR/GntR family transcriptional regulator, which yields MADVTVTDRTINAIKSMIVEGELRPGDRLPPEKELSERLDVSRNSLREAVKALSVIRVLAVRQGDGTYVTSLAPDLLIEAVGFVLELHQDSEMVHMLEVRRLLEPSAVESACAHLTAEDLQALEDLMAPLGADSDISTLVEADMKFHHLINSRCGNPYLSSLLDGLASSTARARLWRGLTEDFAVERTLNEHRRILEALRQGRGDLARIHAAAHVAGVEGWVAQGTATDAAASDPA from the coding sequence ATGGCCGATGTCACCGTGACGGACCGGACGATCAACGCCATCAAGTCCATGATCGTCGAGGGCGAGCTGCGGCCGGGTGATCGCCTGCCCCCGGAGAAGGAGCTCTCGGAGCGGCTCGACGTGAGCCGCAACTCGCTGCGCGAGGCCGTCAAGGCGCTCTCGGTGATCCGGGTGCTCGCCGTGCGGCAGGGCGACGGCACGTACGTCACGAGCCTCGCCCCTGATCTGCTCATCGAGGCCGTGGGCTTCGTGCTCGAGCTGCATCAGGACTCCGAGATGGTGCACATGCTCGAGGTGCGGCGGCTGCTCGAGCCCTCGGCCGTCGAGAGCGCCTGCGCGCACCTCACGGCGGAGGACCTGCAGGCGCTCGAGGACCTGATGGCGCCGCTCGGCGCGGACTCCGACATCTCGACGCTGGTCGAGGCGGACATGAAGTTCCATCACCTCATCAACTCGCGCTGCGGGAACCCGTACCTCTCCTCGCTCCTGGACGGGCTCGCGAGTTCGACCGCGCGGGCGCGGCTGTGGCGCGGGCTCACGGAGGACTTCGCGGTCGAGCGCACTCTCAACGAGCACCGGCGCATCCTCGAGGCGCTCCGCCAGGGACGGGGCGATCTCGCGCGCATCCACGCCGCCGCGCACGTGGCGGGCGTGGAGGGATGGGTCGCGCAGGGCACGGCCACCGACGCCGCCGCCTCCGATCCCGCCTAG
- a CDS encoding SDR family NAD(P)-dependent oxidoreductase, giving the protein MPLDDYQGLRVIVTGGASGIGRATARRFLELGARVCVLDLRPEGAPAGAEQVEVDLGDRPATTAAVERAAELLGGIDVVVNNAGISAVGDVTANDDEEWARVLSVNVTSMARVTSAALPHLRRSTAAAVVNMASIASYAGLQERVLYSATKGAVHAMTLAMATDHLPDRIRVNCVNPGTVATEFVDRMLQGFPDPVAERAALDARQPTGRMVTPEEVAETVVFLASPRNASTTGTSVAVDGGMYGLRAR; this is encoded by the coding sequence ATGCCTCTCGACGACTATCAGGGCCTGCGCGTGATCGTGACCGGCGGTGCCTCCGGCATCGGGCGCGCCACCGCACGCCGCTTCCTCGAGCTCGGCGCCCGGGTGTGCGTGCTCGACCTACGGCCCGAGGGCGCACCCGCGGGCGCCGAGCAGGTCGAGGTCGACCTCGGCGACCGCCCCGCGACCACCGCCGCGGTCGAACGGGCCGCCGAGCTGCTGGGCGGCATCGACGTCGTCGTCAACAACGCGGGGATCAGCGCGGTCGGCGACGTCACCGCCAACGACGACGAGGAGTGGGCGCGCGTGCTCTCCGTCAACGTCACCTCGATGGCGCGCGTGACGTCGGCGGCGCTCCCCCATCTCCGCCGGTCCACGGCGGCCGCCGTGGTCAACATGGCCTCGATCGCCTCCTACGCCGGCCTGCAGGAACGCGTGCTGTACTCCGCGACCAAGGGTGCCGTGCACGCCATGACCCTTGCGATGGCCACGGATCATCTTCCCGACCGGATCCGGGTCAACTGCGTCAATCCGGGCACGGTCGCCACCGAGTTCGTCGACCGCATGCTGCAGGGGTTCCCGGACCCCGTCGCGGAGCGCGCGGCGCTCGACGCCCGCCAGCCGACCGGCCGCATGGTCACGCCCGAGGAGGTCGCCGAGACGGTGGTCTTCCTCGCCTCTCCGCGCAACGCCTCGACCACGGGCACCTCGGTGGCGGTCGACGGCGGCATGTACGGCCTGCGGGCCCGCTGA
- a CDS encoding DedA family protein: MRAFEAWITTIADAWWVHLVVLGLSFLDGFFPTVPSESVVVSLGSLWASSGKPSIILLGLAAWAGACLGDNVAYAIGRFVGWDRFRFFREGRGRGAVEAAHRGLRRRALLFLMTARYIPFGRTAVNLVAGALRYPHRQFLHRDLLSTFTWAVYSVTIGAVAGQWFEHNKTLGIGVALVAAVVIALIADRVVNIVHRVLDRRADAREAAEAQGEETSDGAASDDGPDDESSPEIAARRAP, translated from the coding sequence GTGCGAGCGTTCGAGGCCTGGATCACCACCATCGCGGATGCGTGGTGGGTCCACCTCGTCGTGCTCGGCCTCTCCTTCCTCGACGGCTTCTTCCCGACGGTCCCGAGCGAGTCCGTCGTCGTCTCGCTCGGCTCCCTGTGGGCGTCCTCGGGCAAGCCGTCGATCATCCTGCTGGGCCTGGCCGCGTGGGCCGGCGCCTGCCTGGGCGACAACGTCGCCTATGCGATCGGCCGCTTCGTGGGCTGGGACCGCTTCCGGTTCTTCCGCGAGGGCCGCGGCCGCGGGGCCGTCGAGGCCGCCCACCGAGGGCTCCGGCGCCGCGCGCTGCTGTTCCTCATGACGGCGCGCTACATCCCCTTCGGCCGCACGGCCGTGAACCTCGTGGCCGGGGCGCTGCGCTACCCGCACCGCCAGTTCCTGCACCGCGATCTGCTGTCCACGTTCACGTGGGCGGTCTACTCGGTGACGATCGGCGCCGTGGCCGGCCAGTGGTTCGAGCACAACAAGACCCTCGGCATCGGCGTGGCCCTCGTGGCGGCCGTGGTCATCGCCCTGATCGCCGACCGGGTCGTCAACATCGTGCACCGCGTGCTCGATCGCCGCGCCGACGCCCGCGAGGCCGCCGAGGCCCAGGGCGAGGAGACGTCGGACGGCGCGGCGTCCGACGACGGCCCCGACGACGAGTCCAGCCCCGAGATCGCCGCGAGGAGAGCACCATGA
- a CDS encoding aldo/keto reductase: MTGALTLPALGFGAAQLGNLYRETSDEEAAGAVAAAWDEGIRYFDTAPHYGIGLSEERLGAQLRGRPREQYLISTKVGRLLRPGPGGGDDMDNAFAVPDDRVRVWDMSEAGVRASHAESLERLGLDRVDILYLHDPEEGPTEQAFAEALPALAAMREEGLVRAVGVGSKDTEVLARAVRTGLVDLVMVSGRYTLLEQPAAAELLPACEEHGVGVVAVSVFNSGILARPEPAADAAYEYGAAPAEMLERARALARVAREHGAELPDLAMQFPLRHPAIDTVVLGMRTAAQVHQNAGRMRVPIPEEAWDAAAAI, from the coding sequence ATGACCGGCGCGCTCACGCTGCCCGCCCTCGGGTTCGGCGCCGCCCAGCTCGGCAATCTCTACCGGGAGACCTCCGACGAGGAGGCGGCGGGCGCGGTCGCGGCCGCGTGGGACGAGGGCATCCGCTACTTCGACACGGCCCCGCACTACGGGATCGGCCTCAGCGAGGAGCGCCTGGGCGCCCAGCTCCGCGGCCGCCCCCGCGAGCAGTACCTGATCTCCACCAAGGTGGGGCGGCTGCTGCGGCCCGGGCCCGGCGGGGGCGACGACATGGACAACGCCTTCGCGGTCCCTGACGACCGCGTCCGGGTGTGGGACATGAGCGAGGCCGGGGTGCGCGCCTCGCACGCGGAGTCCCTCGAACGGCTCGGGCTGGACCGGGTCGACATCCTCTACCTGCACGATCCCGAGGAGGGTCCCACCGAGCAGGCCTTCGCCGAGGCGTTGCCCGCGCTCGCCGCGATGCGCGAGGAGGGCCTCGTGCGCGCCGTCGGCGTCGGCTCCAAGGACACCGAGGTGCTCGCCCGAGCGGTGCGCACGGGACTCGTGGACCTCGTGATGGTCTCGGGCCGGTACACGCTGCTCGAGCAGCCGGCCGCCGCCGAGCTCCTGCCCGCGTGCGAGGAGCACGGGGTGGGCGTGGTCGCGGTCAGCGTGTTCAACTCCGGCATCCTCGCGCGCCCGGAGCCGGCCGCGGACGCCGCCTACGAGTACGGGGCCGCGCCCGCCGAGATGCTCGAGCGCGCACGGGCCCTGGCCCGTGTGGCGCGTGAGCACGGCGCCGAGCTGCCCGATCTCGCGATGCAGTTCCCCCTGCGCCACCCGGCCATCGACACGGTCGTGCTCGGCATGCGCACCGCGGCTCAGGTCCACCAGAACGCCGGACGCATGCGGGTGCCGATCCCCGAGGAGGCCTGGGATGCCGCCGCGGCCATCTGA
- a CDS encoding fumarylacetoacetate hydrolase family protein, producing the protein MRFFAHGPRGHERVAVQHEGTAYDITSLTGERTAIDRSFLEQDGLARTREAIEAGTLPQIDETSDERVGTPLTPGKILCIGLNYLDHARETHAEIPAEPIVFMKAPDTVVGPDDDVLIPRGSVKTDWEVELGVVIGRTVRWTEDPREALDAVAGFVVAHDVSEREFQIERGGTWDKGKNCETFNPLGPYLVTADEIADPQDLRLRLSVNGTVRQDGTTADQIFGVGEVIAYLSRFMTLYPGDLINTGTPAGVAMGMPDQPYLRAGDVVELEIEGLGRQRQTFRSA; encoded by the coding sequence ATGAGGTTCTTCGCACACGGGCCGCGCGGTCACGAGCGCGTGGCGGTGCAGCACGAGGGCACGGCGTACGACATCACGTCGCTGACCGGGGAGCGCACCGCGATCGACCGCTCCTTCCTCGAGCAGGACGGCCTGGCGCGCACGCGCGAGGCGATCGAGGCCGGCACGCTGCCGCAGATCGACGAGACCTCCGATGAGCGGGTGGGCACGCCGCTGACTCCCGGCAAGATCCTGTGCATCGGCCTGAACTATCTGGATCACGCGCGGGAGACGCACGCGGAGATCCCCGCCGAGCCGATCGTCTTCATGAAGGCCCCGGACACCGTCGTCGGTCCGGACGACGACGTGCTGATCCCCCGCGGATCGGTCAAGACGGACTGGGAGGTCGAGCTCGGCGTCGTGATCGGCCGCACCGTGCGCTGGACCGAGGATCCCCGCGAGGCCCTCGACGCCGTCGCCGGCTTCGTGGTCGCGCATGACGTGTCCGAGCGCGAGTTCCAGATCGAGCGCGGCGGCACGTGGGACAAGGGCAAGAACTGCGAGACCTTCAACCCCCTCGGGCCCTACCTCGTCACCGCCGACGAGATCGCGGATCCGCAGGACCTGCGTCTGCGCCTGAGCGTGAACGGCACGGTGCGCCAGGACGGCACCACGGCCGACCAGATCTTCGGCGTCGGCGAGGTGATCGCCTACCTCAGCCGCTTCATGACGCTCTACCCCGGGGACCTCATCAACACGGGCACCCCCGCCGGGGTCGCCATGGGCATGCCCGACCAGCCCTATCTGCGGGCCGGCGACGTGGTCGAGCTCGAGATCGAGGGCCTGGGCCGCCAGCGCCAGACCTTCCGCTCCGCCTGA
- a CDS encoding amidohydrolase family protein, whose protein sequence is MPPRPSEPREGAPEPAGQGVTDAHLHLWDLGASPYAWLDAHPALHRSFGWEDARRGHEALGVRRVVLVQADDTLADTQHLQRTATRIEAAGGQVSRADVVAWLSLADPERVGALLADPAAMVHVVGVRHLVHDDPDPGFLERPDVARSLDLLAGVALPLDVPDAYPRHLEQVVRVAQAHPDLTLVLDHLGKPPLGDAPGMARWEEQLRRIAAQPSTVAKVSGLATSGDGRFEEAVAIALEVFGPERLMFGSDWPIAPAPADHACGAGRLLGVLRGWEPAAREMVLNGTADRVDRRLPVR, encoded by the coding sequence ATGCCGCCGCGGCCATCTGAGCCGCGCGAGGGCGCCCCCGAGCCGGCCGGGCAGGGCGTGACCGATGCGCACCTGCACCTGTGGGACCTCGGGGCCAGCCCGTACGCCTGGCTCGATGCGCACCCGGCCCTGCACCGCAGCTTCGGCTGGGAGGACGCCCGCCGCGGACACGAGGCGCTCGGCGTGCGCCGGGTGGTGCTGGTCCAGGCCGACGACACCCTCGCGGACACGCAGCACCTGCAGCGGACGGCGACGCGCATCGAGGCGGCCGGCGGCCAGGTGTCCCGCGCCGACGTGGTCGCCTGGCTCTCGCTCGCCGATCCCGAGCGGGTCGGCGCCCTGCTCGCCGATCCCGCGGCCATGGTGCACGTGGTCGGGGTCCGCCACCTCGTGCACGACGACCCGGACCCGGGCTTCCTCGAACGCCCCGACGTCGCCCGCTCCCTCGACCTCCTCGCCGGGGTCGCGCTGCCGCTCGACGTGCCGGACGCGTATCCGCGCCACCTGGAGCAGGTGGTGCGCGTGGCGCAGGCCCACCCCGACCTGACCCTCGTGCTCGACCACCTCGGCAAGCCCCCGCTCGGGGACGCCCCCGGCATGGCCCGCTGGGAGGAGCAGCTGCGCCGGATCGCCGCACAGCCCTCGACCGTCGCCAAGGTCTCGGGCCTCGCGACGAGCGGGGACGGCCGGTTCGAGGAGGCGGTCGCGATCGCCCTCGAGGTCTTCGGCCCCGAACGGCTCATGTTCGGCAGCGACTGGCCGATCGCACCCGCTCCCGCCGACCACGCCTGCGGTGCCGGGCGGCTGCTCGGGGTGCTGCGAGGCTGGGAGCCCGCCGCGCGGGAGATGGTCCTGAACGGCACCGCCGACCGCGTCGACCGGCGCCTTCCTGTCCGGTAG
- a CDS encoding A/G-specific adenine glycosylase, with amino-acid sequence MPPSAPAPSPASGRTPLADEAIDAVLAWYHEAARNLPWRQADRTPWGVLVSEIMLQQTPVVRVLPRWQDWMRRWPEPADLAAAPVAEVLRAWDRLGYPRRALRLHACAQAIVERFEGQVPSAPEELRSLPGIGEYTAAAVGAFAFGERTVVADTNIRRLLARAVSGRQQPAPSFTAAERALVASCVPHDRARSVRWNQATMELGALVCTSRTPHCDACPLAAHGCAYLAAGLPDQPEAKRRVQPFEGTDRQMRGMIMARLRADGAADRALLDALDTADPARVERCLTTLVADGLAVERDGLISLP; translated from the coding sequence GTGCCCCCTTCCGCCCCCGCCCCCTCGCCCGCCTCCGGCCGGACGCCGCTCGCCGACGAGGCGATCGACGCGGTGCTCGCCTGGTACCACGAGGCCGCGCGGAACCTGCCCTGGCGGCAGGCCGACCGGACGCCGTGGGGCGTGCTGGTCTCCGAGATCATGCTCCAGCAGACGCCCGTCGTGAGGGTCCTGCCCCGCTGGCAGGACTGGATGCGGCGATGGCCCGAGCCGGCCGACCTCGCCGCCGCACCCGTCGCCGAGGTGCTGCGGGCGTGGGACCGGCTCGGCTACCCGCGGCGCGCGCTGCGCCTGCACGCGTGCGCCCAGGCGATCGTCGAGCGCTTCGAGGGTCAGGTCCCCTCGGCCCCCGAGGAGCTGCGCTCCCTGCCGGGCATCGGCGAGTACACGGCCGCCGCGGTCGGTGCCTTCGCCTTCGGGGAGCGCACCGTCGTGGCCGACACCAACATCCGGCGCCTGCTCGCCCGCGCCGTGAGCGGGCGCCAGCAGCCGGCCCCGTCCTTCACCGCCGCCGAGCGCGCGCTCGTCGCCTCGTGCGTGCCGCACGACAGGGCCCGCAGCGTGCGCTGGAACCAGGCGACGATGGAGCTCGGGGCCCTCGTGTGCACCTCGCGCACACCGCACTGCGACGCGTGCCCGCTCGCGGCCCACGGCTGCGCCTATCTCGCGGCGGGCCTGCCCGACCAGCCGGAGGCGAAGCGCCGGGTCCAGCCCTTCGAGGGCACCGACCGTCAGATGCGGGGCATGATCATGGCGCGACTGCGCGCCGACGGCGCCGCCGACCGGGCGCTCCTCGACGCGCTCGACACCGCCGACCCCGCCCGGGTCGAGCGCTGCCTCACGACCCTCGTGGCCGACGGTCTCGCGGTCGAGCGCGACGGCTTGATCTCCCTGCCCTGA
- a CDS encoding ATP-dependent Clp protease ATP-binding subunit: protein MFERFTDRARRVVVLAQDEARLLNHNYIGTEHILLGLIHEAEGVGAKALEALGVTLEAAREQVRDIIGEGNQAPTGHIPFTPRAKKVLELSLREALQLGHNYIGTEHILLGLLREGEGTAVKVLTRLKAEPSAVRQEVIERLSGYQGKEPATAGGPAEGQPAGSLVLDQFGRNLTQAAREGKLDPVIGREKEAERVMQVLSRRTKNNPVLIGEPGVGKSAVVEGLAQSIVAGDVPETLKDKQLYTLDLGSLVAGSRYRGDFEERLKKVLKEIRTRGDIILFIDEIHTLVGAGAAEGAIDAASILKPMLARGELQTIGATTLEEYRKHIEKDAALERRFQPIQVDEPSIALTVEILKGLRDSYEAHHKVTITDGALVAAANLADRYVNDRFLPDKAIDLIDEAGARLRIRRLTAPPELKEFDARIEAVRKDKEFAIDGQDFEKAASLRDQEQSLRTERDAKEKAWREGDSDAVTVVSEETISEVLAASTGIPVVRLNEEESSRLLHMEDELHKRVIGQDEAIHALSQAIRRTRAGLKDPKRPGGSFIFAGPTGVGKTELAKALAEFLFGDEDALIQLDMSEFGEKHTASRLFGSPPGYVGYDEGGQLTEKVRRKPFSVVLFDEVEKAHVDIFNSLLQILEDGRLTDSQGRVVDFKNTVIIMTTNLGTRDIAKGVQVGFQAGGDLSTDYERMKNKVHEELKQHFRPEFLNRVDDVVVFPQLSQEEIVEIVDLMVGKLDVRLAEQGMTLELTPSAKALLAEKGYDPVLGARPLRRTIQRDIEDALSEKILFGQVHSGDSLVVDARGEGILGEFVFSRRGEDGTLSPISEEVDVESITQARAEELTHPDAEAEGTGSDRITPEAGPADATEARREDGSDSATRTSLS, encoded by the coding sequence ATGTTCGAACGCTTCACCGATCGCGCCCGGCGCGTCGTCGTCCTCGCCCAGGACGAAGCGCGACTGCTGAACCACAACTACATCGGCACCGAGCACATCCTGCTCGGACTGATCCACGAGGCCGAGGGCGTCGGCGCCAAGGCCCTCGAGGCCCTGGGCGTGACGCTGGAGGCGGCTCGCGAGCAGGTCCGCGACATCATCGGCGAGGGCAACCAGGCCCCGACGGGGCACATCCCCTTCACGCCGCGCGCCAAGAAGGTGCTCGAGCTGTCCCTGCGCGAGGCGCTCCAGCTCGGCCACAACTACATCGGCACCGAGCACATCCTGCTCGGCCTGCTGCGCGAGGGCGAGGGCACGGCCGTCAAGGTCCTGACCCGCCTGAAGGCCGAGCCGTCGGCCGTGCGCCAGGAGGTCATCGAGCGTCTCTCGGGCTACCAGGGCAAGGAGCCGGCGACCGCCGGCGGCCCCGCCGAGGGGCAGCCCGCGGGCTCGCTCGTGCTCGACCAGTTCGGCCGCAACCTGACCCAGGCCGCCCGCGAGGGCAAGCTCGACCCGGTCATCGGGCGCGAGAAGGAGGCCGAGCGGGTCATGCAGGTGCTCTCGCGCCGCACCAAGAACAACCCGGTCCTGATCGGCGAGCCCGGCGTCGGCAAGAGCGCCGTCGTCGAGGGCCTCGCCCAGTCCATCGTCGCGGGCGACGTGCCCGAGACCCTCAAGGACAAGCAGCTGTACACGCTCGACCTGGGGTCGCTCGTGGCCGGCTCGCGCTACCGCGGCGACTTCGAGGAGCGCCTCAAGAAGGTCCTCAAGGAGATCCGCACGCGCGGCGACATCATCCTGTTCATCGACGAGATCCACACCCTCGTCGGCGCCGGCGCGGCCGAGGGCGCGATCGACGCGGCGAGCATCCTCAAGCCGATGCTCGCGCGCGGCGAGCTGCAGACGATCGGCGCGACCACGCTCGAGGAGTACCGCAAGCACATCGAGAAGGACGCGGCCCTCGAGCGCCGCTTCCAGCCGATCCAGGTCGACGAGCCGTCGATCGCGCTGACCGTGGAGATCCTCAAGGGCCTGCGCGACAGCTACGAGGCGCACCACAAGGTGACCATCACCGACGGGGCGCTCGTGGCCGCCGCGAACCTCGCCGACCGCTACGTCAACGACCGCTTCCTGCCCGACAAGGCGATCGACCTGATCGACGAGGCGGGCGCGCGCCTGCGCATCCGTCGTCTGACCGCGCCGCCCGAGCTCAAGGAGTTCGACGCCCGCATCGAGGCCGTCCGCAAGGACAAGGAGTTCGCGATCGACGGCCAGGACTTCGAGAAGGCCGCGTCCCTGCGCGACCAGGAGCAGTCGCTGCGCACCGAGCGCGACGCCAAGGAGAAGGCGTGGCGCGAGGGCGACTCCGACGCCGTCACGGTCGTCTCCGAGGAGACCATCTCCGAGGTGCTCGCGGCCTCGACCGGGATCCCCGTGGTGCGGCTCAACGAGGAGGAGTCCTCGCGCCTGCTGCACATGGAAGACGAGCTGCACAAGCGCGTCATCGGCCAGGACGAGGCGATCCACGCCCTGTCCCAGGCGATCCGCCGCACCCGCGCCGGCCTCAAGGACCCCAAGCGTCCGGGCGGGTCGTTCATCTTCGCCGGCCCCACGGGCGTCGGCAAGACCGAGCTCGCGAAGGCGCTCGCGGAGTTCCTGTTCGGCGACGAGGACGCCCTCATCCAGCTCGACATGTCCGAGTTCGGCGAGAAGCACACGGCCTCGCGCCTGTTCGGCTCGCCTCCCGGGTACGTCGGCTACGACGAGGGCGGCCAGCTCACGGAGAAGGTGCGGCGCAAGCCGTTCTCGGTGGTGCTGTTCGACGAGGTGGAGAAGGCCCACGTGGACATCTTCAACTCGCTCCTGCAGATCCTCGAGGACGGTCGCCTGACCGACTCCCAGGGCCGCGTCGTCGACTTCAAGAACACCGTCATCATCATGACCACCAACCTGGGCACCCGCGACATCGCCAAGGGCGTGCAGGTGGGCTTCCAGGCCGGCGGCGACCTCTCGACCGACTACGAGCGCATGAAGAACAAGGTGCACGAGGAGCTCAAGCAGCACTTCCGCCCCGAGTTCCTCAACCGTGTCGACGACGTCGTGGTGTTCCCGCAGCTGTCGCAGGAGGAGATCGTCGAGATCGTCGACCTCATGGTCGGCAAGCTCGACGTCCGTCTGGCCGAGCAGGGCATGACCCTCGAGCTGACCCCCTCGGCCAAGGCCCTGCTCGCCGAGAAGGGCTACGACCCGGTGCTCGGCGCGCGGCCGCTGCGTCGCACCATCCAGCGCGACATCGAGGACGCCCTGAGCGAGAAGATCCTGTTCGGCCAGGTGCATTCCGGCGACAGCCTCGTCGTCGACGCACGCGGCGAGGGGATCCTCGGCGAGTTCGTCTTCAGCCGCCGGGGCGAGGACGGGACGCTGAGCCCGATCTCCGAGGAGGTCGACGTCGAGTCGATCACCCAGGCCCGGGCCGAGGAGCTCACGCATCCGGACGCCGAGGCCGAGGGCACGGGGAGCGACCGGATCACGCCCGAGGCGGGGCCCGCCGACGCCACGGAGGCGCGCCGCGAGGACGGCTCCGACTCCGCGACCCGGACCAGCCTGTCCTGA